Proteins encoded by one window of Microcebus murinus isolate Inina chromosome 2, M.murinus_Inina_mat1.0, whole genome shotgun sequence:
- the LOC105864458 gene encoding mucosal pentraxin-like: MMEKILLGVLLLTTVTGSVTRNSDMRGKVFIFPEESATAYVSLIPSVKKPLENFTLCLKAFTDLTRSYSLFSYSTPSKDNEILLFVNKMGVYSLSIGNSEIIFNGPPSPYTPTHACASWESASGIAELWVNGKLLGRKGVRKGYSVGSEAKIILGQEQDSYGGNFDVNQCLLGEIWDVSLWDHVLPLTDMGDLCSSGNILSWRALTYKDNGYVVTKPKVWA, encoded by the exons ATGATGGAGAAGATTCTTCTGGGTGTCCTACTCCTTACCACTGTCACAGGAAGCGTGACCCGTAATTCAG ACATGAGAGGGAAGGTGTTCATTTTTCCTGAAGAATCTGCCACAGCCTACGTGTCCTTGATTCCCAGCGTGAAGAAGCCACTGGAGAACTTCACGCTGTGCCTGAAGGCCTTCACAGACCTCACCCGCTCTTACAGCCTCTTCTCCTACAGCACTCCTTCCAAGGACAATGAAATTCTTCTCTTTGTCAACAAAATGGGAGTGTACTCGTTGTCCATCGGGAATTCTGAGATCATTTTCAATGGCCCCCCATCTCCCTACACCCCAACCCATGCCTGTGCAAGCTGGGAGTCCGCCTCTGGGATTGCTGAGCTCTGGGTGAATGGAAAActcctggggaggaagggagtgaGGAAGGGGTACTCTGTGGGGTCAGAGGCTAAGATTATCCTGGGACAAGAGCAGGATTCCTACGGGGGAAATTTTGATGTAAATCAATGCCTTCTTGGGGAGATATGGGATGTTTCCTTGTGGGACCATGTGCTCCCTCTAACGGACATGGGTGACTTGTGTAGCAGTGGCAACATCCTGAGCTGGCGGGCCCTGACTTACAAAGATAACGGCTATGTGGTGACGAAGCCCAAGGTGTGGGCTTAG
- the LOC105864473 gene encoding olfactory receptor 10J1-like, with protein sequence MKKENHTAVSEFVFQGFSSFHEHKLTLFVIFLTLYLLTLAGNVIIVTIISVDRHLHTPMYFFLSMLSTSETLYTLVIVPRMLSSLIGLSQPISLAGCATQMFFFITLAINNCFLLTAMGYDRYVAICNPLRYSVIMNAKVCAQLACGACSIGLLVAIIQISSVFRLPFCDREVAHYFCDIRPVMKLSCADTTLHDIVNFIVSSLVIVVPMALVFISYILIISTILKIASAEGRKKAFATCASHLTVVIVHYGCASIAYLKPKSENTRDQDQLISVTYTIFTPLLNPVVYTLRNKEVQDALHRAIGKKPLA encoded by the coding sequence atgaagaaagaaaaccacacagCGGTGAGTGAGTTTGTTTTCCAGGGTTTCTCTAGCTTTCACGAACACAAACTCACCCTCTTTGTGATATTTCTTACCTTGTACCTTTTAACCCTGGCTGGCAATGTCATCATCGTGACAATTATCAGCGTTGATCGTCACctgcacacccccatgtacttctttctTAGTATGCTTTCTACTTCAGAGACTCTGTACACATTAGTCATTGTACCACGAATGCTCTCCAGCCTCATAGGTCTAAGCCAACCCATCTCCTTGGCTGGCTGTGCCACCcagatgttcttttttattactttggcCATCAACAACTGCTTCCTGCTCACGGCAATGGGGTATGACCGGTATGTAGCCATCTGCAACCCCTTGAGGTACTCGGTCATCATGAATGCGAAGGTGTGTGCCCAGCTAGCATGTGGGGCCTGTAGCATTGGGTTGCTTGTGGCCATAATTCAGATTTCATCTGTGTTCAGGCTGCCTTTTTGTGATAGAGAGGTGGCCCATTATTTCTGTGACATCCGCCCGGTTATGAAACTCTCCTGTGCTGACACAACTCTACATGACATAGTTAATTTTATTGTCAGCTCTCTGGTTATTGTAGTACCCATGGCTTTGGTCTTCATCTCCTACATTCTTATCATCTCCACCATCCTCAAGATTGCCTCAGCTGAGGGCCGGAAGAAGGCTTTTGCAACTTGTGCCTCCCACCTCACTGTGGTCATTGTCCACTATGGCTGTGCCTCCATTGCCTACCTCAAGCCCAAGTCAGAGAACACCAGGGATCAGGACCAGCTGATCTCTGTGACCTACACCATTTTCACTCCACTCCTTAATCCTGTTGTGTACACTTTGAGGAACAAGGAGGTCCAAGATGCCCTTCACCGCGCTATTGGCAAAAAACCTCTTGCCTAG